In Plasmodium gaboni strain SY75 chromosome Unknown, whole genome shotgun sequence, the DNA window CTTATTAATtgaatatacaaaaaataatatatttctatttttatattttatacctatctttttcttcttcatattttttttctttttttgtgCCTTTTTAAAAAGCTTATTCATTATCTTTTGTATGCCTGGAAAGGggaataatatttttcatgtttttttttgttgaATAAAAGTGTGTgtttgttatttttattgttatattttattgatGTTGTggttctttttttttttttttttttttacttttttcAATGGAATATTTTTCTCTCATTGTGGCTTTGGAATACCAGTCCAATGTATATtctacaaaaaaaaaaagaaaaagaaaaagaaaaagaattattatgactataataataaataatatataaggataagtatacatattatatataatattgttaaCATAGACgtgtttatatattcttattaaactactaatattataatattataattttataattactTGAGAAATCTATGCTGGCATCATTTCTAATAATATCCAATGAATGCATTGTAGCTAGACTTTCTTTGAGTACTTCAGATGCTCTCTTAAAATTATTCAATGAACTTACATCTTGTCTATCTAGTTGTTGATTAATTTTTGATGACATATTAAACATTTCATTCTTTATATTCTGAAAGAATCGTACGGCTATAGATACgttaataaaaaggaagattaaataaaaaagaatatatacatatatattatacatatatatatatatatatatatatatatatatatatatatatatttatttatttattgttCTAGTAAAATTCAGGTCATGTTCTTCTTATAacttaatattttataccTTTCTCATATTTGCTCTTTTCCACATctaaaatgaaaaataaagtaTAAGAATGAAATAATAGGAAGTTATGAAATTATGagaatattaaatattataaaaaaaaaaaatatatatatatgaaaaataataaatataattatccttttttttttttttttatttattttaccTCCTAGGTCAGATATACTTTGACTAAGACCACCtgaaagaaaatatatatgtatatacatatatatatatattaatatttatatgtattattaatttttgaTATCCTTGGACGAACCTACAACATGAGTTTTTCTAGTCCTAGAAGGGACGAACCTTTTAACCTTTGGTTCGAACATAACATCTATTGAGTCTacatttttcataataGACTTTTCATCCTTATCAATGCCtacaaagaaaaaaaataaaatgtcatatatatatatatatgtatgtataaatattttttgtgtttatttattttttattaccCTTTTTTatctcattttttttaaatggTTTTGGATTTTTAAAGACATTTCGTGGAAGACTTATATCTAAAAGTTTGTCTgagagaaaaaaataaatatataatatatatatatatatatatttttgtgtctccacaaaaatatttctcttttaatttttatttttccaGATTATTACTTGATATTTCTGATATGAAATAACCCGCaatgatatatatgagCAATGTGTATTTcaacatattttataacacgaggaaaacaaacaaaaaaattacatatatatatatttttttttatatattttttttttgagtagaaagaataatataatattttatacaaaTGGTTGTATTACAAATAAACATTATATtgtttaatattttgttaGTACATGtacatacatatttatttatttatttatttatttatttatttatttatttgtttctATGAATATTTGGaaatatttctataaatttgtattatattaaatagGGAAAccttcttttttttttttttttttttatttcttcatttatatatatatatacatatatatatatatgtgtacAACCAAAAACACCTACTTAAAATACAACACTTGTATACAATACATAcaagtaatatatatatatgtatgtatatatatatattttaataaactaataaaaaattgtCCACCTTAAATctttatatgttatattgGACACACACAATAAACAttatgtacatataatgTTCTGtgttttataaaatgtatgTGTAATAACaaagtaaaatatatatatgtatgtatatatatatatatatatatatattatatatatataacaaaaagaaaaagaaaaaaacacacatatatataatatatataatatatatatcatatgtgtattattacatattcattcgttcatattatatatatatgcacTTTAGGGCAGTACGTGAATATTgtcattatttttattattattattatatttttttttttttttttctttctatttgttatattattgtatatttattattattttattatttttttttttttttatgattaCGTCATAAATTTATTCTTGTATGATAATTTAACAAAGGTGCTATAAAACGAATTTgttaatttatttgttaaGAATCCCGGTATTCCTTTCATTAAGCAAACAAGaactataaaaataataagtGATAcgtattattttatatatatatatatatatatatatatatatatatgtaatatatatatataatatatattttatttatatgtatttcatattgaatatttacatgcgtgaataaaatattttatttcatatatatattttctcCTTATAATTTATGTAGCACTTacttaaatatataaagacTATTTTAAAACCCATGATTgtttatcatatataattattccatatatttcattttttttttttttttttttttttttttttttttttttttatttgttatttaaAGATTAAGGTTTTATTTAATCAAATAAGATATACGccttttttataaacacataaaaataaaataaaaaagaaatataagaaatataagaaaaaatattcttttttctcatcataattataaaataactgtctttaaaaatatacaaagGTATATTCTGGAAAAAAcgttttataaaaaaaaaaaaaaaaaaaaaaacaaaaatatgaagaaaagaagaaaaaaaaaaaaaaaaaaaaaaagtacCAGTTGAATATTAAACCaaagaacaaaaatatatttattttccaaaatataaaacaaggaagataaaataataaataatcaATCCATTTTGATAACCTTCGTCTTTTTTAATCACAAATAGTATAACATCGAGGATGGTTCACAATTCATTTTAAAGGATGAccacattttttttttttttttgtattatatatatatatg includes these proteins:
- a CDS encoding rhoptry neck protein 5, coding for MLKYTLLIYIIAGYFISEISNKLLDISLPRNVFKNPKPFKKNEIKKGIDKDEKSIMKNVDSIDVMFEPKVKRFVPSRTRKTHVVGGLSQSISDLGDVEKSKYEKAVRFFQNIKNEMFNMSSKINQQLDRQDVSSLNNFKRASEVLKESLATMHSLDIIRNDASIDFSKYTLDWYSKATMREKYSIEKSIQKIMNKLFKKAQKKKKNMKKKKI